A single genomic interval of Pochonia chlamydosporia 170 chromosome 7, whole genome shotgun sequence harbors:
- a CDS encoding helix-loop-helix DNA-binding domain-containing protein, with translation MDGPSTPVIKFPPVSTTDPKVPEASTLHTELPLRMTSTDPSSSSAGQYFSTSSHYSTGRHLSNQMETHQPGQHYYFDNTTQVKHDGQCNSASTTFDQARHMSPYGDSGAHGHMCHQTFTDFREDIARNSHVIADETTSADWCWGFEKQSLHMMQYPESSHWGSSYTANHYPKYSHGVAQHDSTNTGSSFIQVGQTGTRASHSNSRIVHQAPRYDQTQTWPMGTAISPSREFSLGYSEFALQQQRLVPFVQPRRGRLSAEERRQNHIRQEQRRRALVKDGFYHLTVLVPGLKRRDLSKSALLERAAEWLEGLIQANKALRERLRLLETLNRRQRYF, from the exons ATGGATGGGCCATCGACGCCGGTCATCAAATTTCCACCGGTCTCGACGACTGACCCCAAAGTTCCTGAAGCCAGTACCTTGCATACCGAGCTGCCACTTCGGATGACATCTACAGATCCGAGTTCGTCTTCAGCTGGACAATACTTCTCGACGTCAAGCCACTACAGCACGGGGCGCCATCTCTCCAATCAGATGGAAACTCATCAGCCTGGTCAGCACTATTACTTCGACAACACAACGCAGGTTAAACATGATGGGCAATGCAACTCTGCAAGTACGACATTCGATCAAGCCAGGCACATGTCACCTTATGGTGACAGTGGTGCACATGGCCACATGTGCCATCAGACATTTACAGATTTCAGGGAAGACATTGCCCGTAACAGTCACGTCATTGCGGATGAGACTACCTCTGCCGACTGGTGCTGGGGATTCGAGAAACAAAGTCTTCATATGATGCAGTATCCTGAATCTTCACACTGGGGCTCGTCGTATACCGCGAATCATTATCCCAAGTACTCTCACGGGGTCGCTCAGCATGATAGCACCAATACAGGCAGTTCGTTTATCCAAGTAGGACAGACTGGAACAAGAGCTTCCCACAGCAACTCGAGAATCGTTCATCAAGCACCCCGCTACGACCA GACACAGACCTGGCCCATGGGCACAGCGATATCACCAAGTAGGGAGTTTTCTTTGGGATACTCTGAATTCGCACTTCAGCAACAGCGACTGGTACCGTTCGTACAACCACGTCGAGGGAGACTATCAGCCGAGGAGAGACGCCAAAACCATATTCGGCAGGAACAGAGGCGCAGAGCGTTGGTCAAAGATGGATTTTATCACCTCACTGTTCTGGTCCCCGGTTTGAAACGGCGAGATCTCAGCAAATCTGCGCTGTTGGAAAGGGCCGCAGAATGGTTAGAGGGTTTGATTCAAGCGAATAAGGCATTACGAGAACGTCTGCGTCTTTTGGAGACGCTAAACAGACGACAACGCTACTTTTGA
- a CDS encoding calcineurin-like phosphoesterase (similar to Colletotrichum fioriniae PJ7 XP_007592199.1) codes for MLLRTAGILALAHVALAAPGSKGQHERRPLTFGPDGKFQIALIEDLHYGEAPASNGPIKDALTTKVIGDILDDEPDTDFVVFNGDIISRENIFSHNTTEYIDQMLAPVVSRNLSWATIYGNHDPGYNRSTMQMLDRERLFKGSRTLSQGPKSSNERLGVSNYFLPVYDSDCSTGCNCIPKLIMWFFDSRSGFEYKTLSSNGTRVDRPSWVAPEVVDWFQKQNTDLTAKYKRTIPSIAFVHIPVNAFTAIAAGPGIDPRRHPGLNDMAITGQAFGWCKDGTKNSSCAWGEQDIPFMKAMTSTPGLMAMFSAHIHGASWCYKWTKDTMPGYPVQPEVEGGLNICFGRRTGYGGAGDWERGSRVLLLEKEKLAKGELDTWIRLESGQVVASVALNATYGQDLYPAM; via the exons ATGCTACTCCGAACAGCGGGCATCTTGGCCCTCGCACATGTCGCCCTAGCGGCTCCGGGTTCAAAGGGGCAACATGAGCGGCGTCCGTTGACTTTTGGTCCCGACGGAAAGTTTCAGATTGCACTCATTGAAGACTTACATTATGGAGAAG CACCAGCCTCAAACGGGCCGATCAAAGACGCTTTGACAACCAAAGTCATTGGCGATATACTCGATGATGAGCCTGATACTGATTTTGTCGTTTTTAACGGCGACATCATATCTCGGGAGAACATTTTTagccacaacaccaccgaGTATATCGATCAGATGCTGGCACCTGTTGTGAGCCGCAATTTGTCCTGGGCGACCATCTACGGCAACCATGACCCAGGTTACAATCGCTCAACAATGCAGATGCTAGATCGGGAGCGTTTATTCAAAGGATCCCGCACGCTCTCTCAGGGGCCCAAGTCCTCAAATGAGCGCCTAGGTGTCTCCAATTACTTTCTTCCCGTATATGACAGCGACTGCTCAACGGGTTGCAATTGCATTCCCAAGTTGATCATGTGGTTTTTCGATAGCCGCAGCGGATTTGAATACAAAACCCTGAGTAGCAATGGCACTCGCGTCGATCGTCCCTCTTGGGTTGCTCCCGAAGTCGTCGACTGGTTTCAGAAGCAGAACACAGACCTCACGGCCAAGTACAAGCGGACCATCCCATCGATCGCCTTCGTACACATACCAGTAAATGCATTTACCGCCATCGCAGCCGGACCGGGTATTGATCCCCGTCGCCACCCTGGCCTGAACGACATGGCCATCACCGGCCAAGCATTCGGGTGGTGCAAAGACGGCACCAAGAACAGCAGCTGTGCCTGGGGCGAGCAGGACATTCCGTTCATGAAGGCCATGACGTCCACGCCGGGTCTGATGGCCATGTTTTCGGCTCACATCCACGGCGCCTCGTGGTGCTACAAGTGGACCAAGGACACGATGCCGGGGTATCCTGTGCAGCCTGAAGTCGAAGGAGGGCTGAATATCTGCTTTGGGCGGCGCACGGGATATGGGGGAGCCGGAGACTGGGAGCGTGGATCTAGGGTACTGCTCTTGGAGAAGGAAAAGCTGGCGAAGGGGGAGTTGGATACTTGGATTCGtcttgagtctggtcaagttgttgcTTCGGTGGCTCTGAATGCTACTTATGGGCAAGACTTGTACCCGGCAATGTAG
- a CDS encoding helix-loop-helix DNA-binding domain-containing protein: protein MLRSGKGQGSEASTSFYNGHAAVSQTPSFTNRYGSETSLPPFDPPALPTPDVTDMDPSNDDMDLGWLSSLPDSTQASNGTLTPLDHWERPNTASTSTLRWCPPLTGSTTESGTPLSKNKRQGKAPSSKAAMVCARLLGTLFANQSSLINIDVATLKTRRPTNSKKPKGRKPDQGHSESYRGHYAVEQKYRSRLNEQFAALSQAVWRRETQRIRRPETGLLSPPSGVSQASQDDRDSCQNGPKRQNKIDVLSNAIDTIQLLTERCDQKRRELDQWGEPLGSIGEMIRGIVADLVDDDQPVDPSLAQIPTGSLTTMMMHDPNGLEMRMMGLL from the coding sequence ATGTTGAGGAGCGGGAAAGGGCAGGGCAGCGAAGCCTCAACGTCTTTCTACAATGGACATGCTGCAGTATCCCAAACGCCTAGCTTCACTAATCGTTATGGGTCGGAGACGTCGCTCCCTCCCTTCGATCCCCCTGCCTTGCCAACGCCGGACGTTACAGACATGGATCCAAGCAACGATGACATGGATCTCGGATGGCTCAGCTCACTACCTGATAGCACCCAGGCTAGCAATGGCACTCTGACGCCACTTGATCACTGGGAGCGCCCAAATAcagcttccacttccacCTTGAGGTGGTGCCCGCCTCTCACGGGGTCCACCACCGAAAGCGGCACTCCTCTCTCCAAGAACAAacggcaaggcaaggctCCTAGCAGTAAAGCCGCCATGGTATGTGCCAGACTGTTGGGAACCTTGTTTGCGAATCAATCTTCCTTGATCAATATTGACgttgcaacattgaagactcGACGACCTACCAATAGTAAGAAACCAAAGGGGCGGAAGCCGGACCAGGGCCACTCCGAATCTTATCGTGGTCATTATGCGGTGGAACAAAAGTATAGATCCAGGTTGAACGAGCAATTTGCAGCATTGTCGCAAGCGGTATGGCGGCGGGAAACGCAACGGATCCGCCGACCAGAGACCGGTCTGCTGAGTCCTCCGTCCGGCGTTTCGCAAGCCTCGCAAGATGACAGAGATTCCTGCCAAAATGGTCCCAAACGTCAGAACAAGATCGATGTGCTTTCGAATGCCATCGACACTATCCAACTCCTAACCGAACGCTGTGACCAAAAGCGTCGAGAGCTCGACCAGTGGGGGGAACCTTTGGGGAGCATTGGGGAAATGATACGAGGCATTGTAGCTGATCTGGTAGATGATGATCAACCTGTCGATCCAAGTCTGGCGCAAATACCTACAGGGtctttgacgacgatgatgatgcacGATCCTAATGGACTAGAAATGCGGATGATGGGACTCTTGTGA
- a CDS encoding ent-kaurene oxidase (similar to Aspergillus niger CBS 513.88 XP_001394884.2) has product MELTLLRPLIQPLIRAFSPVSEYLFARYPILAQLAERDDLVSLVFTVGALLLLLMPVFTPRTKFGLPIVGYRSIFEPSWLLKLRFIRNSRGILKEGYDKYRDMFVIRRWTTDVVVIADNKYMEEIRTHTKDAVRSVEPFVLDLAGDFYHQGKVFIESDLQNRVMQQKVTPNLGNLIPIMKSELGFALQQELPDVEAEDWVQVDAINVFARSIARIVARIWIGPDECRNENWLEATTDYTQNIFATGFILRFVPWFLRPFVAPLLPTYRSMLKSTANAHEIVDGLINNRESEGSTSTKSDGSKWSNDILQWTMEMARGKELQRDNLAERILILSLAAIHTTALTMAQALYDLCANPQYIDELREELVEVLRSETEWNKTTLFKFAKLDSLLKESQRMNSVFLLTFNRFLPGPITLSNGVRLPARTRIAVPQYAIMNDPVNVPGEDSAKFDPWRYEKLRKEPGNSQKYFFAMTDNLHMAFGYGKYACPGRFFASNEIKMLLAHLLLRYDWKFPEGQGRPKNFTIDSDMYPDPTKRVMMRRRTVEKRLEDLLAF; this is encoded by the exons ATGGAACTCACCCTGTTACGGCCCCTGATACAGCCTCTGATACGGGCGTTCTCGCCTGTCTCGGAGTATTTGTTTGCTCGTTATCCTATTCTTGCGCAGCTCGCCGAGCGAGATGACCTAGTGTCCCTTGTATTCACTGTGGGTGCTCTGCTGTTGCTATTGATGCCAGTATTCACGCCGCGGACCAAGTTTGGCCTTCCTATTGTTGGATACCGGAGCATCTTCGAGCCGTCGTGGCTTCTGAAACTGCGCTTCATTCGAAACAGCCGGGGCATCTTGAAAGAAGGCTATGACAAA TACCGGGACATGTTCGTCATTCGCCGCTGGACCACCGACGTCGTCGTTATCGCGGACAATAAATACATGGAAGAGATCAGGACGCACACCAAGGATGCCGTTCGATCGGTGGAGCCGTTCGTACTAGATCTTGCTGGCGACTTCTACCATCAGGGAAAAGTATTCATCGAAAGTGACCTGCAGAATCGAGTCATGCAACAAAAGGTCACCCCAAACCTGGGCAATCTGATACCCATCATGAAGAGCGAACTGGGTTTCGCGCTACAGCAGGAATTGCCAGATGTCGAGGCAGAAGACTGGGTGCAAGTCGACGCAATCAATGTCTTTGCTCGATCCATTGCTCGGATTGTAGCGCGCATCTGGATCGGACCCGATGAGTGCCGAAACGAGAATTGGCTGGAAGCGACCACCGACTACACGCAGAACATATTCGCTACGGGCTTCATCTTACGCTTCGTTCCCTGGTTTCTGAGACCCTTCGTGGCACCGCTGCTTCCTACCTATCGAAGCATGCTCAAGAGCACTGCGAATGCTCACGAGATTGTCGACGGCTTGATCAACAACCGCGAGAGCGagggcagcaccagcaccaagagCGATGGCTCCAAGTGGAGTAATGACATCCTGCAATGGACCATGGAAATGGCCCGCGGAAAGGAGCTTCAAAGAGATAACCTCGCCGAGCGAATATTGATCTTGAGTCTGGCGGCCATTCATACCACTGCCTTAACCATGGCGCAAGCGCTGTACGACCTGTGTGCGAACCCGCAATACATCGACGAGCTCCGTGAAGAGCTGGTTGAGGTTCTCCGCAGTGAAACCGAATGGAACAAGACGACATTGTTCAAGTTTGCCAAACTCGACAGTTTGCTGAAGGAGTCGCAGCGGATGAACTCGGTCTTCCTGCTGACGTTCAACCGCTTCCTTCCCGGCCCAATCACCTTATCGAACGGGGTGCGTTTGCCAGCTCGCACGCGGATCGCCGTGCCTCAATATGCCATCATGAACGATCCTGTCAACGTGCCCGGTGAAGATTCAGCGAAATTCGACCCGTGGAGGTATGAGAAGCTGCGCAAAGAGCCCGGCAACTCTCAGAAGTACTTCTTCGCCATGACGGATAACCTGCACATGGCGTTCGGATATGGCAAGTATGCGTGTCCTGGGCGTTTCTTCGCGTCAAATGAAATCAAGATGCTCCTCGCTCACCTGTTACTTCGATATGATTGGAAGTTTCCAGAAGGGCAGGGACGCCCGAAGAATTTCACCATCGATTCCGACATGTATCCCGATCCGACCAAACGGGTCATgatgcggaggaggacggTCGAAAAGAGACTGGAGGATCTGTTGGCATTTTGA
- a CDS encoding ent-kaurene synthase (similar to Arthroderma otae CBS 113480 XP_002849529.1): MTVASSFALSNGHDPSGLSNSNGHGDRDHVYVASLSSIADSLVQRAVSYYDEQYGFSTVSPQVYDTAWVAMITKTTDGVKKWLFPESFHYLIRNQAQDGSWGFDINSQTVGILDTGAALLALLRHASDPWQILDYAKDEIAGRIRLASKSLAAQLKTWNDITATNHIGVELIIPALLEYLRDEDDSLHFEFESKSALDAMAAEKLSRFRPEMLYEQRPSSALHSLEAFIGKLDFDRIAHHLFNGSMMASPSSTAAYLMNASNWDDRAEGYLQDVNRRGTGHGDGGIAGTYPIHYFEFNWTVATLLQAGFDLAATSPTAVNKIAEIVRRGFVQDRGRAIDVDDTAKGLLALKRLGQSFGLSPDVMIKIFEKDDGFATFGGERDRSVSSHCHVLSVLLEWGDRPRYASQIRKAAIFVCETWWKHDKRFKDKWHLSHLYPTMLMIEAFTDLLREFEANPDSGDFNFSQELRQKIAISLCQASTRTLLEQREDGSWEGSAEQTAYAIMGLSKARHLCFLKDIESRMIWAIERGAAFLKTLKTASARVPGRYWTSKTSYSVKLVYEAYVLAALKVSTSLQKSENIGSTLSLVDRLPKTARYLPVLKRMDVFSSMPDWLVQASLVETSLFVPLLQAQRLVVFPRDDASMSRMSKDDYIDIIPFTWVGCNNRTRTFAPTTLVLDMTIMALLYFQADEFMESVAAPYYLNDWDNLRSLVDLVAHEAETSNDAFSWMDFEPPSPELPFKVYSPLRRHANYMIQHAHMHGASVEEKRRAMQEFKNFWLTQVTQAEDNEMFGKQIQCGNGQFYDTARPFADWVRTTAADHVGVMSPYSWLCAWLSHHRGNGTELFPSAAEKYFATVVGRHLSTACRMYNDYGSAARDAAEGNVNSLCFPEFYKQNSVDLRARKAELTTLARYEERCLQTALDCLEEAVIAAHGNSPDGSFHQRKTRLVRYFCDVGTSFSQFYVLRDLSATTGRDPTRSHV; the protein is encoded by the exons ATGACTGTCGCCTCCAGCTTTGCCTTGTCGAATGGGCATGACCCGTCAGGTTTGTCCAATAGCAATGGCCACGGCGATCGGGACCATGTCTATGTTGCGAGTCTTTCGAGCATTGCAGACTCTCTTGTTCAGCGTGCGGTGTCCTATTATGACGAGCAGTATGGCTTCTCAACCGTGAGCCCTCAAGTATACGATACTGCTTGGGTTGCAATG ATCACCAAGACAACAGACGGCGTCAAGAAAtggttgttccccgaatCCTTCCACTACCTGATTCGAAATCAGGCTCAAGATGGCAGCTGGGGCTTTGATATCAACTCGCAAACCGTGGGTATTCTGGACACAGGTGCTGCTCTTTTGGCGCTCCTCCGACATGCCTCGGATCCGTGGCAAATCCTCGATTACGCCAAGGACGAGATCGCTGGACGTATTCGTCTTGCTTCAAAATCACTCGCTGCCCAGCTCAAGACATGGAACGATATAACCGCCACAAATCATATCGGTGTAGAATTGATCATACCGGCGTTGTTGGAGTATCTCCGCGACGAGGATGATTCTCTGCATTTTGAGTTCGAGAGCAAAAGTGCGctcgatgccatggccgcagAAAAGCTCTCTCGCTTCCGCCCGGAAATGCTGTACGAACAGCGCCCGTCTTCGGCCCTGCACTCGCTGGAGGCTTTCATCGGTAAGCTCGACTTTGACAGGATCGCCCATCATCTGTTCAATggatccatgatggcttctccatcctccaccgCAGCCTATCTCATGAATGCCAGCAATTGGGACGACAGGGCGGAAGGCTACCTCCAAGATGTCAACCGTCGAGGAACCGGGCACGGTGACGGTGGCATCGCTGGTACATACCCAATCCATTATTTTGAGTTTAACTGGACCGTAGCGACGCTGCTGCAGGCCggctttgacttggctgctACTTCACCTACTGCTGTCAATAAGATTGCCGAGATAGTCAGAAGGGGCTTCGTCCAGGATCGCGGA CGCGCAATCGATGTTGACGACACAGCCAAAGGTCTTCTGGCACTGAAACGCCTTGGTCAGAGTTTCGGTCTGTCGCCTGATGTCATGATCAAGATCTTCGAGAAGGATGATGGTTTCGCCACGTTTGGCGGCGAGCGCGATCGTAGTGTTAGCTCACATTGCCATGTCCTTTCGGTGCTCTTGGAATGGGGGGACAGACCAAGATATGCGTCACAGATTCGCAAGGCAGCAATCTTTGTCTGCGAGACGTGGTGGAAGCACGACAAACGGTTCAAGGACAAATGG CATCTGAGTCACCTCTACCcgaccatgttgatgatCGAGGCATTTACGGATCTTCTCCGCGAGTTTGAAGCCAATCCCGACTCGGGGGACTTTAACTTTAGCCAGGAGCTCCGCCAGAAGATCGCTATATCGTTATGCCAGGCCAGCACCCGAACTCTGCTTGAACAGCGCGAGGATGGCTCGTGGGAGGGATCTGCCGAGCAGACCGCGTACGCCATAATGGGGTTGTCCAAGGCTCGTCATCTGTGTTTTCTCAAAGACATCGAATCCCGGATGATATGGGCAATTGAGCGCGGCGCCGCTTTCCTCAAGACGTTGAAGACTGCTAGCGCCCGAGTGCCTGGTCGCTACTGGACCTCCAAAACGAGCTATTCAGTCAAGCTCGTCTACGAAGCTTACGTCTTGGCCGCATTGAAAGTCTCAACCAGCCTACAGAAGAGTGAGAACATCGGATCTACGCTGAGCTTGGTCGATCGCTTGCCCAAGACGGCTCGTTATTTGCCTGTCTTGAAACGCATGGATGTCTTCTCATCCATGCCAGACTGGCTGGTGCAGGCTTCACTGGTTGAAACGTCTCTGTTTGTCCCGCTCCTCCAGGCACAACGGCTCGTTGTCTTTCCAAGAGATGATGCCAGCATGAGTCGCATGAGCAAGGATGActacatcgacatcatcccATTCACATGGGTAGGATGCAACAACCGCACGAGGACGTTTGCTCCAACTACTCTTGTCTTGGACATGACCATTATGGCGCTGTTGTACTTCCAGGCTGATGAGTTTATGGAATCCGTTGCCGCACCGTACTATTTGAACGATTGGGATAATCTACGGTCCTTGGTGGATCTCGTAGCGCACGAAGCAGAAACGTCGAATGACGCATTCTCATGGATGGACTTTGAGCCACCGTCACCGGAATTGCCGTTCAAG GTCTACAGTCCGCTTAGACGACATGCCAACTACATGATCCAGCATGCACACATGCACGGTGCCAGtgtagaagagaagagaagagccATGCAAGAGTTTAAGAACTTCTGGCTCACACAAGTCACACAAGCTGAAGACAATGAAATGTTTGGCAAACAGATACAATGCGGCAAT GGCCAATTCTACGACACTGCACGTCCGTTTGCCGACTGGGTACGTACCACTGCGGCCGATCACGTAGGTGTCATGTCGCCGTACTCGTGGCTCTGTGCCTGGCTCTCGCATCACCGAGGCAATGGCACTGAACTCTTCCCAAGCGCAGCCGAGAAGTACTTTGCAACTGTCGTGGGACGGCATCTGTCCACGGCGTGCCGCATGTACAACGATTACGGATCTGCAGCCAGGGACGCAGCCGAGGGCAACGTCAATTCTCTCTGCTTTCCTGAATTTTACAAACAGAACTCTGTCGACCTGAGAGCGCGGAAAGCTGAAttgacaaccttggcaaGGTACGAGGAACGTTGTCTGCAGACAGCGCTTGACTGTCTGGAAGAGGCAGTAATCGCAGCACATGGGAACAGCCCAGATGGATCATTCCACCAACGCAAGACCCGTTTGGTAAGGTACTTCTGCGATGTTGGGACGAGCTTCAGTCAGTTTTATGTGCTTCGCGACCTTTCGGCTACAACTGGTCGGGATCCTACACGGAGCCATGTGTGA
- a CDS encoding helix-loop-helix DNA-binding domain-containing protein: protein MSSAASPSSPHPSLREFMSKSDDGTFSKQDVEMVKQLFRIIKSMRNEPRRRDSSMRVTRSGSSTAGSFDQSNDPFYFEDGDEDEDEEEYLSECEGDSQSEKNGAPTTDCASTTYVPAERPHAAVEKRYRNMMQSKFRTLHSLIPPSGVYQSGNSNGGDNDQPIREKASKAMTLARATEFIIHLTSTYESYEARCSKHRQFAKQLRTAHDAHMRETNDVV from the exons ATGTCTTCTGCTGCTTCGCCCAGCTCCCCCCATCCTTCACTTCGAGAGTTCATGTCAAAATCCGACGACGGAACCTTCTCCAAGCAAGATGTAGAAATGGTCAAGCAACTGTTCCGCATTATTAAGAGCATGCGAAACGAGCCAAGGCGTCGCGACAGCT CTATGCGCGTCACACGTTCAGGATCAAGCACTGCGGGAAGCTTTGATCAGAGCAACGATCCTTTCTactttgaagatggcgacgaggacgaagatgaggaggagtACCTCTCGGAATGTGAGGGCGATTCTCAATCAGAGAAGAATGGCGCGCCAACAACGGACTGCGCAAGCACGACATATGTCCCAGCCGAGCGACCACACGCTGCAGTGGAGAAGAGATATAGAAACATGATGCAAAGCAAATTTCGAACATTGCATTCCCTGATCCCGCCCAGCGGAGTCTATCAGAGTGGCAACAGCAACGGAGGAGATAACGATCAGCCTATCCGCGAGAAAGCGAGCAAGGCTATGACTCTGGCGAGAGCGACGGAGTTCATCATCCACCTAACGAGTACATACGAAAGCTATGAGGCTAGGTGTAGCAAGCATCGCCAATTCGCGAAACAATTGCGCACGGCACACGATGCGCATATGCGAGAAACGAATGACGTTGTGTAG
- a CDS encoding cytochrome P450 (similar to Leptosphaeria maculans JN3 XP_003840600.1) yields the protein MQPSVGRDNVSICSSDSSYHIRYWNSVIPELLYRFLPLKPIPGIPYDEASIHRLLGDIPDLLASQKVHQEPWGAMVKKFKDLDSPIVQIFARVGRKPWVVIIAAREANVILTRRAADFDRSGFFGELVNAIMPRFHTRLMANDEWRGHRGLLNDTMSPAFINSTSGPGLHEAFSQVMDLWRAKMMLANDHPIDVEQDILYANLDAIWAAAFGKTAGAVESQFKKVAEISSAPDGVFRIPNAEIPFEAKAVTILAESMAITANSPLVGLHHKFAVRFYPRLRAAMKAKRALLRRQVDDAAQRMRSQDGAIQSVTDFVIAREMKAAEKAGRPANIHSPVIHDELYGFLMAGHDTGGTVSGWGVNFLMKNPRVQDTLRNSIQTAFPNYLPDGVPTARTIATTSLPYLDAFIEEALRLGPVAGVQVRETIRDTQLLGHMDHRGTNVFMFLIGQSVQLPPINVSPSLRSKTSQDSYYQFTDRNPQGIAEFKPERWLKDDGTYNPSAGPALGFGTGRRGCFGKKFGLLKLRMFFFLLVWNFDLLPPIGEEQGPLPRKLRLALKPRTTYVRFRDLRR from the exons ATGCAGCCAAGTGTGGGCCGTGACAATGTTTCCATCTGCTCAAGTGATAGCAGCTATCATATTCGGTATTGGAACTCCGTTATACCAGAACTTCTGTATCGATTTCTCCCCCTTAAACCAATTCCCGGCATACCGTACGATGAGGCCTCGATTCACCGCCTCCTCGGTGATATCCCGGATCTCCTAGCATCGCAGAAAGTACACCAGGAGCCATGGGGTGCCATGGTGAAGAAGTTCAAAGACCTTGACTCACCTATCGTTCAGATTTTCGCAAGGGTTGGTAGGAAACCTTGGGTTGTCATCATAGCCGCGCGGGA GGCGAATGTCATATTGACTCGACGAGCAGCAGATTTTGATCGATCGGGGTTCTTTGGTGAACTCGTTAATGCCATCATGCCACGCTTTCACACAAGGCTCATGGCCAATGACGAATGGCGAGGGCATCGAGGGCTATTAAACGACACAATGTCTCCGGCATTCATAAACTCGACGAGTGGTCCTGGATTGCACGAGGCCTTCTCCCAAGTCATGGATCTCTGGCGGGCCAAAATGATGCTAGCAAACGATCATCCAATTGACGTTGAACAAGACATCCTTTACGCTAATTTGGATGCAATCTGGGCTGCTGCCTTCGGGAAGACAGCTGGAGCTGTCGAATCACAATTTAAGAAGGTGGCCGAAATCTCCTCTGCGCCAGATGGAGTGTTCCGCATTCCTAATGCTGAGATTCCGTTCGAAGCAAAGGCAGTGACCATTCTCGCGGAGAGCATGGCCATCACCGCAAACTCACCACTTGTAGGGCTACATCACAAGTTTGCCGTCCGCTTCTATCCTCGCCTACGGGCAGCCATGAAGGCCAAAAGGGCTCTGCTACGAAGACAAGTCGATGATGCTGCACAGCGAATGCGTAGCCAAGACGGCGCAATCCAATCTGTCACTGATTTCGTCATAGCTCGCGAGATGAAAGCAGCGGAAAAGGCAGGTCGGCCTGCTAACATCCATTCTCCCGTCATCCACGATGAGCTCTATGGCTTTCTCATGGCCGGGCACGACACAGGAGGTACAGTCAGCGGTTGGGGCGTGAACTTCCTAATGAAAAACCCCAGAGTACAAGACACTCTCAGAAACTCCATTCAAACCGCATTCCCGAATTATCTCCCAGACGGAGTTCCCACGGCCAGGACTATCGCCACAACGTCCCTGCCATACCTGGATGCCTTCATCGAGGAGGCATTGCGCTTGGGTCCAGTAGCTGGCGTACAGGTCCGGGAAACAATCCGAGACACCCAGCTCCTAGGCCATATGGATCATAGAGGCACGAATGTCTTCATGTTT CTTATCGGCCAAAGCGTACAACTCCCCCCCATCAATGTCTCCCCCTCTCTCCGGAGTAAAACATCCCAAGACTCCTACTACCAATTCACCGACCGCAATCCTCAAGGCATAGCGGAATTCAAACCTGAACGCTGGCTTAAAGACGACGGGACATACAACCCCAGCGCCGGTCCGGCGCTGGGGTTCGGCACTGGACGGAGAGGATGCTTCGGCAAGAAATTTGGCCTCCTTAAACTACGGatgttcttctttttgctAGTCTGGAATTTCGATCTCCTTCCCCCGATTGGTGAGGAACAAGGCCCATTACCAAGGAAGCTGAGGCTGGCTTTGAAGCCCAGAACTACGTATGTGAGGTTCAGGGATTTGAGGAGGTGA